Part of the Dehalococcoidales bacterium genome is shown below.
GTACCAAAGGGAATGAAGTGGTCATGGTCTCCGGATCCGACAGTCATGGCACACCGACGACCATCAAAGCGGAACAGGAAGGGAAGACTCCGGAAGAGATAGCAGCGTTCTACCAGCAGGAACACCAGGATTGCTGGCAGAAACTGGGCATCTCCTACGACCTGTATACCACCACCGGTACCGAGAACCACGCCGAAGTAGCCCAGGACATGTTCCTGAGACTCCTTGAGCAAGGCTACCTGTACAAGCAGACGGTGTCCCAGGCATACTGCCCGAACTGCCACCGCTTCCTGCCCGACCGCTATGTCGAGGGTACCTGTCCGCACTGCCAGTCGCCCAACGCCCGCGGCGACCAGTGTGAGGCCTGCGGCAAGCTGCTGGACGCCCCGGACCTTGTCGATGCGCGCTGCCGTGTCTGTGGTACCGGCCCCATCTACCGGGACTCGGAGCAGTTCTACCTGAGACTGTCTAACTTCAGGGACCGGCTGCTGGAATGGGTCAGGCAGCAGACCCACTGGCGGCAGAATGTCCTGAACTTCACCACCCGCTTCCTGGAAGAGGGACTGATAGACCGGGCGTTCACCCGTGACATAGACTGGGGAGTACCCGTACCGGTAGAGGGTTTCGAGGAGAAACGTATCTACGTGTGGTTCGAAGCCGTCATGGGCTACCTCTCCGCCACCAAGGAGTGGGCCAAACTGCAGGGCGACCCCGAGAAATGGCGCCGGTTCTGGCAGGATGAGACGACGAAGAGCTACTACTTCATCGGCAAGGACAATATTGCCTATCACACTATAATCTGGCCGGCGCTGCTGATGGGATATGATGGTCTCAACCTCCCCTATGACGTCCCGGCCAACGAGTTCCTCACCATCGAGGGTGGGAAGTTCTCCACCAGCCGAAACTGGGCCATCTGGCTGCCGGACTATCTGTCGCGGTACGACCCCGACCCGCTGCGCTACATGCTGTCCATCAA
Proteins encoded:
- the metG gene encoding methionine--tRNA ligase; translated protein: MSERILICVAWPYANGSLHLGQIAGAYLPPDIFARYHRTKGNEVVMVSGSDSHGTPTTIKAEQEGKTPEEIAAFYQQEHQDCWQKLGISYDLYTTTGTENHAEVAQDMFLRLLEQGYLYKQTVSQAYCPNCHRFLPDRYVEGTCPHCQSPNARGDQCEACGKLLDAPDLVDARCRVCGTGPIYRDSEQFYLRLSNFRDRLLEWVRQQTHWRQNVLNFTTRFLEEGLIDRAFTRDIDWGVPVPVEGFEEKRIYVWFEAVMGYLSATKEWAKLQGDPEKWRRFWQDETTKSYYFIGKDNIAYHTIIWPALLMGYDGLNLPYDVPANEFLTIEGGKFSTSRNWAIWLPDYLSRYDPDPLRYMLSINMPETSDTDFSWREFVRRNNDELVATYGNLVHRVLTITYRNFDGCVPTPGTPDERSRQLIDMAKDTLDRMDTLLYGCHFKEAIRVAMALAHEANRYLDEKAPWKAVKEDRQAAADSLYVALCVLSYLRTMLYPFLPFSSQKLHEMLGFEGRVEEYGWKPGVPEPGQKLLSPEPLFTKLDDKVVEEETSRLGTEQ